Proteins from one Pongo abelii isolate AG06213 chromosome 19, NHGRI_mPonAbe1-v2.0_pri, whole genome shotgun sequence genomic window:
- the NOS2 gene encoding nitric oxide synthase, inducible translates to MACPWKFLFKTKFHQYAMNGEKDINNNVEKAPCATSSPVTQDDLQYHSLSKQQNESPQPLVETGKKSPESLVKLDATALSSPRHVRIKNWGSGMTFQDTLHHKAKGILTCRSKSCLGSIMTPKSLTRGPRDKPTPPDELLPQAIEFVNQYYGSFKEAKIEEHLARVEAVTKEIETTGTYQLTGDELIFATKQAWRNAPRCIGRIQWSNLQVFDARSCSTAREMFEHICRHVRYSTNNGNIRSAITVFPQRSDGKHDFRVWNAQLIRYAGYQMPDGSIRGDPANVEFTQLCIDLGWKPKYGRFDVVPLVLQADGRDPELFEIPPDLVLEVAMEHPKYEWFRELELKWYALPAVANMLLEVGGLEFPGCPFNGWYMGTEIGVRDFCDVQRYNILEEVGRRMGLETHKLASLWKDQAVVEINIAVLHSFQKQNVTIMDHHSAAESFMKYMQNEYRSRGGCPADWIWLVPPMSGSITPVFHQEMLNYVLSPFYYYQVEAWKTHVWQDEKRRPKRREIPLKVLVKAVLFACMLMRKTMASRVRVTILFATETGKSEALAWDLGALFSCAFNPKVVCMDKYNLSCLEEERLLLVVTSTFGNGDCPGNGEKLKKSLFMLKELNNKFRYAVFGLGSSMYPRFCAFAHDIDQKLSHLGASQLTPMGEGDELSGQEDAFRSWAVQTFKAACETFDVRGKQHIQIPKLYTSNVTWDPHHYRLVQDSQPLDLSKALSSMHAKNVFTLRLKSRQNLQSPTSSRATILVELSCEDGQGLNYLPGEHLGVCPGNQPALVQGILERVVDGPAPHQTVRLEVLDESGSYWVSDKRLPPCSLSQALTYFLDITTPPTQLLLQKLAQVATEEPERQRLEALCQPSEYSKWKFTNSPTFLEVLEEFPSLRVSAGFLLSQLPILKPRFYSISSSRDHTPTEIHLTVAVVTYHTRDGQGPLHHGVCSTWLNNLKPQDPVPCFVRNASGFHLPEDPSHPCILIGPGTGIAPFRSFWQQRLHDSQRKGVRGGRMTLVFGCRRPDEDHIYQEEMLEMAQKGVLHAVHTAYSRLPGKPKVYVQDILRQQLASEVLRVLHEEPGHLYVCGDVRMARDVAHTLKQLVAAKLKLNEEQVEDYFFQLKSQKRYHEDIFGAVFPYEAKKDTAAVQPSSLEMSVL, encoded by the exons TCCAGTGACACAGGATGACCTCCAGTATCACAGCCTCAGCAAGCAGCAGAATGAGTCCCCGCAGCCCCTCGTGGAGACGGGAAAG AAGTCTCCAGAATCTCTGGTCAAGCTGGATGCAACCGCATTGTCCTCCCCACGGCATGTGAGGATCAAAAACTGGGGCAGCGGGATGACTTTCCAAGACACACTTCACCATAAGGCCAAAGGG ATTTTAACTTGCAGGTCCAAATCTTGCCTGGGGTCCATTATGACTCCCAAAAGTTTGACCAGAGGACCCAGGGACAAGCCTACCCCTCCAGATGAGCTTCTACCTCAAGCTATCGAATTTGTCAACCAATATTACGGCTCCTTCAAAGA GGCAAAAATAGAGGAACATCTGGCCAGAGTGGAAGCAGTAACAAAGGAGATAGAAACAACAGGAACCTACCAACTGACGGGAGATGAGCTCATCTTCGCCACCAAGCAGGCCTGGCGCAATGCCCCACGCTGCATTGGGAGGATCCAGTGGTCCAACCTGCAG GTCTTTGATGCCCGCAGCTGTTCCACTGCCCGGGAAATGTTTGAACACATCTGCAGACACGTGCGTTACTCCACCAACAATGGCAACATCAG GTCGGCCATCACCGTGTTCCCCCAGCGGAGCGATGGCAAGCACGACTTCCGGGTGTGGAATGCTCAGCTCATCCGCTATGCTGGCTACCAGATGCCAGATGGCAGCATCAGAGGGGACCCTGCCAACGTGGAATTCACTCAG CTGTGCATTGACCTGGGCTGGAAGCCCAAGTACGGCCGCTTTGATGTGGTCCCCCTGGTCCTGCAGGCTGATGGCCGTGACCCTGAGCTCTTCGAAATTCCACCTGACCTTGTGCTTGAGGTGGCCATGGAACATCCCAA ATACGAGTGGTTTCGGGAACTGGAGCTAAAGTGGTACGCCCTGCCTGCAGTGGCCAACATGCTGCTCGAGGTGGGCGGCCTGGAGTTCCCAGGGTGCCCCTTCAATGGCTGGTACATGGGCACAGAGATCGGAGTCCGGGACTTCTGTGACGTCCAGCGCTACAACATCCTGGAG GAAGTGGGCAGGAGAATGGGCTTGGAAACGCACAAGCTGGCCTCACTCTGGAAAGACCAGGCTGTCGTTGAGATCAACATTGCTGTGCTCCATAGTTTCCAG AAGCAGAATGTGACCATCATGGACCACCACTCGGCTGCAGAATCCTTCATGAAGTACATGCAGAATGAATACCGGTCCCGTGGGGGCTGCCCGGCAGACTGGATTTGGCTGGTCCCTCCCATGTCTGGGAGCATCACCCCCGTGTTTCACCAGGAGATGCTGAACTACGTCCTGTCCCCTTTCTACTACTATCAG GTAGAGGCCTGGAAAACCCATGTCTGGCAGGACGAGAAGCGGAGACCCAAGAGAAGGGAGATTCCGTTGAAAGTCTTGGTCAA AGCTGTGCTCTTTGCCTGTATGCTGATGCGCAAGACAATGGCGTCCCGAGTCAGAGTCACCATCCTCTTTGCGACAGAGACAGGAAAATCAGAGGCGCTGGCCTGGGACCTGGGGGCCTTGTTCAGCTGTGCCTTCAACCCCAAG GTTGTCTGCATGGATAAGTACAACctgagctgcctggaggaggagcGGCTGCTGTTGGTGGTGACCAGTACGTTTGGCAACGGAGACTGCCCCGGCAATGGAGAG AAACTGAAGAAATCGCTCTTCATGCTGAAAGAGCTCAACAACAAATTCAG gtACGCTGTGTTTGGCCTTGGCTCCAGCATGTACCCTCGGTTCTGCGCCTTTGCTCATGACATTGATCAGAAGCTGTCCCACCTGGGGGCCTCTCAGCTCACCCCGATGGGAGAAGGGGATGAGCTCAGTGGACAGGAGGACGCCTTCCGCAGCTGGGCCGTGCAAACCTTCAAG GCAGCCTGTGAGACGTTTGATGTCCGAGGCAAACAGCACATTCAGATCCCCAAGCTCTACACCTCCAATGTGACCTGGGACCCGCACCACTATAGGCTCGTGCAGGACTCACAGCCTTTGGACCTCAGCAAAG CCCTCAGCAGCATGCACGCCAAGAACGTGTTCACCCTGAGGCTCAAATCTCGGCAGAATCTACAAAGTCCGACATCCAG CCGTGCCACCATCCTGGTGGAACTCTCCTGTGAGGATGGCCAAGGCCTGAACTACCTGCCGGGGGAGCACCTTGGGGTTTGCCCAGGCAACCAGCCGGCCCTGGTCCAAGGCATCCTGGAGCGAGTGGTGGACGGCCCCGCACCCCACCAGACAGTGCGCCTGGAGGTCCTGGATGAGAGCG GCAGCTACTGGGTCAGTGACAAGAGGCTGCCCCCCTGCTCACTCAGCCAGGCCCTCACCTACTTCCTGGACATCACCACACCCCCAACCCAGCTGCTGCTCCAAAAGCTGGCCCAGGTGGCCACAGAagagcctgagagacagaggctgGAGGCCTTGTGTCAG CCCTCAGAGTACAGCAAGTGGAAGTTCACCAACAGCCCCACGTTCCTGGAGGTGCTAGAAGAGTTCCCGTCCCTGCGGGTGTCTGCTGGCTTCCTGCTTTCCCAGCTCCCCATTCTGAAGCCCAGGTTCTACTCCATCAGCTCCTCCCGGGATCACACGCCCACGGAGATCCACCTGACTGTGGCCGTGGTCACCTACCACACCCGAG ATGGCCAGGGTCCCCTGCACCACGGCGTCTGCAGCACATGGCTCAACAACCTGAAGCCCCAAGACCCAGTGCCCTGCTTTGTGCGGAA TGCCAGCGGCTTCCACCTCCCCGAGGACCCCTCCCATCCTTGCATCCTCATCGGGCCTGGCACAGGCATCGCTCCCTTCCGCAGTTTCTGGCAGCAGCGGCTCCATGACTCCCAGCGCAAGG GAGTGCGGGGAGGCCGCATGACCTTGGTGTTTGGGTGCCGCCGCCCAGATGAGGACCACATCTACCAGGAGGAGATGCTGGAGATGGCCCAGAAGGGGGTGCTGCATGCGGTGCACACAGCCTATTCCCGCCTGCCTGGCAAGCCCAAG GTCTATGTTCAGGACATCCTGCGGCAGCAGCTGGCCAGCGAGGTGCTCCGTGTGCTCCACGAGGAGCCGGGCCACCTCTATGTTTGCGGAGATGTGCGCAT